A stretch of the Vitis vinifera cultivar Pinot Noir 40024 chromosome 16, ASM3070453v1 genome encodes the following:
- the LOC132255288 gene encoding ADP,ATP carrier protein 3, mitochondrial-like, with product MVDGSQHSLIFQKINGQSYLFSTLSPNLQSRNTSVHSLSSAYVNGGLQTSLLPASSGNGLAWPLYHPCLPSLLKLLWRKVQKVFMIDFLMGGVSIAVSKSAAASIERVKLLIQNRDEIIKATMLSELYKGITDCFARTNKNEDVFSL from the coding sequence ATGGTGGATGGATCACAACATTCGTTAATATTTCAGAAAATAAATGGGCAGTCTTATCTCTTTTCTACATTGTCGCCTAATTTGCAATCTAGAAATACCAGTGTACACAGTCTAAGCAGTGCCTATGTGAATGGAGGTTTGCAGACTTCTTTGCTGCCAGCAAGCAGTGGCAATGGCCTGGCCTGGCCCTTGTATCACCCTTGTCTCCCATCTTTGCTCAAGCTCCTATGGAGAAAGGTACAAAAggtttttatgattgatttcCTTATGGGAGGAGTTTCTATCGCAGTCTCCAAGTCAGCTGCTGCATCAATTGAGCGAGTTAAGCTCTTGATTCAGAATCGGGATGAGATTATTAAGGCTACCATGTTGTCTGAACTATACAAGGGAATTACTGACTGCTTTGCCAGAACTAATAAGAATGAAGACGTCTTTTCCCTCTAG